The following proteins are encoded in a genomic region of Dialister hominis:
- the atpF gene encoding F0F1 ATP synthase subunit B gives MVDINGTLLIQIVNFLIFVAILGHFCYKPVIKVLDERKQHIKNDLDSAANNRADAEKLKESYEAQLRDAEVRAQEIVDKAVKEAKVQAQAQIDEAHAAIQKFKDQATQQIERERKDALEDLKAQVADLSCEIAAKIISKNMTPDANDRLIAESIAKLDAKKAGK, from the coding sequence TTGGTAGACATTAACGGTACACTGCTGATTCAGATCGTTAACTTCCTCATCTTTGTTGCCATTTTGGGCCATTTCTGCTACAAACCGGTCATTAAAGTGCTGGACGAACGCAAGCAGCACATTAAAAATGATCTGGATTCTGCTGCAAACAACAGAGCAGACGCTGAAAAGCTGAAAGAAAGCTATGAAGCTCAGCTCCGTGACGCAGAAGTCAGAGCACAGGAGATTGTAGACAAAGCAGTCAAGGAAGCCAAAGTACAGGCGCAGGCACAGATTGACGAAGCACATGCAGCTATTCAGAAGTTTAAGGACCAGGCTACCCAGCAGATCGAAAGAGAACGTAAGGACGCTCTCGAAGATCTGAAGGCTCAGGTAGCTGACCTTTCCTGCGAAATCGCTGCTAAGATCATCAGTAAGAACATGACACCGGACGCAAACGACCGGCTCATCGCGGAAAGCATCGCCAAGCTGGATGCTAAAAAAGCGGGTAAA
- the atpE gene encoding F0F1 ATP synthase subunit C, whose protein sequence is MEQAIIVQYSLIAAAIISGCASLAAAFSDSRAASSALEGMTRQPEMAGSLFTNMLVAIGLIESIPIIAIVIAIVLVFANPFLG, encoded by the coding sequence ATGGAACAGGCCATTATCGTTCAGTATTCTCTTATTGCAGCAGCAATCATCTCTGGATGCGCTTCTCTGGCAGCAGCATTCTCTGACTCCCGTGCAGCAAGCTCCGCTCTCGAGGGCATGACCCGCCAGCCTGAAATGGCAGGCTCCCTGTTCACCAACATGCTCGTTGCTATCGGTCTGATCGAATCTATTCCGATTATCGCTATCGTCATCGCTATTGTCCTCGTATTCGCTAACCCATTCCTTGGATAA
- the atpB gene encoding F0F1 ATP synthase subunit A, producing the protein MHLHTGTHAVQQLLGMQVNMDTIFTTWLTALIVFLVVFAASRGKKLVPTGVQNCVEILVEGLLSQFEKNVGPKYRQVVPALLTLFLFILTANQLGLLPTEHLTASPTSDINTTLGLALAVTLLIHVLFIANQGVGKWIKHFFEPFPVFVFINLVEEISRPVTLAMRLFGNILAGEILLELLYALCPWLIPIIWIAFSVFVGCVQAYIFTTLSSVYLKHSL; encoded by the coding sequence ATGCATCTTCATACAGGTACGCATGCTGTACAACAGTTGCTTGGGATGCAGGTCAACATGGACACCATTTTTACAACATGGCTGACTGCACTCATTGTTTTCCTTGTTGTCTTTGCCGCATCCCGCGGAAAGAAACTGGTCCCGACCGGGGTTCAGAACTGCGTTGAAATCCTTGTTGAGGGCCTGCTTTCCCAGTTCGAAAAGAACGTAGGACCTAAGTACAGACAAGTCGTGCCGGCTCTGCTGACGCTGTTCCTGTTCATCTTGACAGCTAACCAGCTCGGGCTTCTGCCGACGGAACACCTGACAGCATCACCGACCAGTGATATCAATACGACACTGGGCCTGGCGCTTGCGGTCACGCTCCTCATTCACGTCCTGTTTATTGCCAATCAAGGCGTTGGGAAATGGATCAAGCACTTCTTTGAACCGTTCCCCGTATTCGTCTTCATCAATTTGGTAGAAGAAATCTCAAGACCAGTTACACTGGCTATGCGTCTATTCGGCAATATTCTGGCCGGCGAAATTCTTTTGGAACTGCTGTACGCTCTGTGCCCCTGGCTCATACCGATCATCTGGATCGCATTCAGCGTCTTTGTAGGGTGCGTACAGGCGTATATTTTCACGACATTGTCTTCTGTGTATCTGAAACATAGTTTGTGA
- a CDS encoding AtpZ/AtpI family protein, whose translation MDEKPKKKNKPVSDFDALHSIAVATGAGFTLLSSIGVGVWLGLKCDKYFGTKPFGLIVLSIVGAASGLWSVVKQMLGK comes from the coding sequence ATGGATGAGAAGCCGAAGAAGAAAAACAAACCTGTTTCTGATTTTGATGCTCTCCATAGTATAGCTGTAGCTACGGGCGCCGGATTCACATTGCTGTCGTCGATCGGCGTGGGCGTCTGGCTTGGGCTTAAATGTGATAAGTATTTTGGCACGAAGCCCTTCGGATTGATTGTTCTGTCCATTGTAGGTGCCGCCAGCGGACTCTGGTCCGTCGTGAAACAGATGCTGGGGAAATAA
- the wecB gene encoding non-hydrolyzing UDP-N-acetylglucosamine 2-epimerase, producing MLKVMTIFGTRPEAIKMAPLVRELLKHEEIDTKVCLTAQHREMLDQVVDLFGLPVDYDLDIMKSGQSLYDITARVLRGLEDVLKKEKPDYVLVHGDTTTTFTAALAAFYQQIRIGHVEAGLRTGNLLSPFPEEANRQLTGVLANVNFAPTETARQNLLRENKSDDSIFVTGNTVIDALLTTVKKDYHFEDPEIEAIEEHKRVILVTTHRRENLGDPMHHVYRALRRLVESVPDTEVVFPVHRNPLVREAVSEELEGVPGIHLVDPMEYEPFTNLMARAAIVLTDSGGIQEEAPSLGKPVLVLRDTTERPEAVEAGTVRLVGTDEEKVFQTAYKLLTDEKEYKAMAEAVNPYGDGKSAARIVDYLLWKERISGKKPMKFIANKESL from the coding sequence ATGTTAAAGGTAATGACGATATTCGGCACCAGACCGGAAGCCATCAAGATGGCGCCCCTTGTCAGGGAACTGCTGAAGCATGAAGAAATTGATACCAAGGTCTGCCTGACCGCCCAGCACAGGGAAATGCTCGATCAGGTCGTCGACCTCTTCGGACTGCCTGTCGACTATGATCTCGACATCATGAAGAGCGGACAGTCTCTCTATGACATCACCGCCCGCGTCCTCCGCGGCCTGGAAGATGTACTGAAGAAGGAAAAACCGGATTACGTCCTTGTCCACGGCGACACGACGACGACCTTCACGGCCGCTCTTGCCGCTTTCTACCAGCAGATCCGCATCGGACACGTCGAAGCAGGCCTGCGCACGGGAAATCTTCTTTCCCCGTTCCCGGAAGAAGCGAACCGCCAGCTGACAGGCGTTCTTGCTAATGTGAACTTCGCACCGACAGAAACAGCCCGTCAGAACCTTCTCCGTGAAAACAAGAGCGATGATTCCATTTTCGTAACAGGCAATACCGTCATCGACGCGCTCCTTACAACCGTCAAGAAGGATTACCATTTCGAAGATCCGGAAATCGAAGCCATTGAAGAACACAAGAGAGTCATCCTCGTGACGACGCATCGAAGAGAAAACCTGGGCGACCCCATGCACCACGTCTACAGAGCGCTCCGCCGCCTTGTGGAATCCGTGCCGGATACGGAAGTCGTCTTCCCGGTTCACAGGAATCCGCTCGTACGCGAAGCTGTTTCCGAAGAACTCGAAGGAGTTCCGGGCATCCATCTCGTCGACCCGATGGAATATGAACCATTCACAAACCTCATGGCGCGCGCTGCCATCGTCCTCACCGATTCCGGCGGAATCCAGGAAGAGGCGCCGAGCCTCGGGAAACCGGTCCTCGTCCTTCGCGACACGACCGAAAGACCCGAAGCCGTCGAAGCCGGCACGGTCCGCTTAGTCGGCACGGATGAGGAAAAAGTATTCCAGACGGCGTACAAGCTTCTTACCGATGAAAAAGAATACAAAGCAATGGCAGAAGCAGTCAATCCATATGGCGACGGCAAATCTGCAGCACGCATCGTTGATTATTTACTTTGGAAGGAAAGAATCAGCGGCAAAAAACCTATGAAATTTATAGCCAATAAAGAATCATTATGA
- a CDS encoding glycosyltransferase family 4 protein, whose amino-acid sequence MFAYAFTFLVALAVTFVLTPVVKNFAIRIGAVDKPDARKVHHGLVPRLGGLAIYAGFMVSAITTIGFTYEMVGIMAGATFLIIVGVADDVVSLRPKVKLLGQIIAAAIPVVIFNINIDWINVPWHGIVYLPAVISIPLTIFWIIGFINTVNLIDGLDGLAAGIATIASIAIALLAFQMGQWTAAAAMVAMTGACLAFLQYNFNPAKIFMGDTGSMFLGYIIAAVSVMGSMKTAAAAVLIVPLVALAVPITDTLLAIVRRKSSGVPIFSPDKNHLHHRLLAKGLNQKQVVLIMYALTAFFSCIALVVIHLSLWAGIAIVAAALILFILWARKLGVMKEIVPSPYQMKMKKEKEEKGKESKSKGPEEKPALK is encoded by the coding sequence TTGTTCGCTTATGCGTTCACGTTTCTTGTCGCGCTTGCCGTCACGTTCGTACTGACGCCTGTCGTGAAGAACTTCGCCATCCGCATCGGAGCCGTAGACAAGCCTGACGCCAGGAAGGTGCATCACGGGCTGGTACCCCGGCTCGGAGGCCTTGCGATTTACGCGGGCTTCATGGTCTCTGCGATCACGACGATCGGTTTTACGTATGAGATGGTCGGCATCATGGCCGGCGCTACGTTCCTGATCATTGTCGGCGTTGCGGACGACGTCGTTTCCCTGCGCCCGAAGGTCAAGCTTCTGGGGCAGATCATTGCGGCAGCGATTCCTGTCGTGATTTTCAACATCAATATTGACTGGATCAATGTGCCATGGCATGGCATCGTCTACCTGCCGGCTGTCATTTCCATCCCGCTTACGATTTTCTGGATCATCGGCTTCATCAATACGGTGAACCTGATCGACGGGCTCGACGGCCTTGCTGCCGGGATTGCGACGATCGCATCCATTGCCATCGCCCTTCTGGCTTTCCAGATGGGACAGTGGACAGCAGCGGCAGCCATGGTCGCCATGACCGGCGCATGCCTGGCATTCCTGCAGTACAACTTCAACCCGGCTAAGATTTTCATGGGAGATACGGGCTCGATGTTCCTGGGCTACATCATTGCGGCTGTTTCCGTCATGGGATCTATGAAGACAGCTGCGGCTGCCGTCCTGATCGTTCCGCTCGTTGCGCTTGCCGTGCCGATCACGGATACGCTTCTTGCAATCGTCCGCAGGAAGAGCAGCGGCGTTCCGATTTTCTCGCCGGATAAGAACCACCTGCATCACAGGCTCCTTGCCAAGGGCCTCAATCAGAAGCAGGTTGTCCTCATCATGTACGCACTGACCGCCTTCTTCTCCTGCATCGCTCTCGTTGTCATCCACCTGAGCCTCTGGGCAGGGATTGCCATCGTGGCAGCTGCTCTCATCCTCTTCATCCTCTGGGCAAGGAAACTCGGGGTCATGAAGGAAATCGTTCCTTCCCCTTACCAGATGAAAATGAAGAAGGAAAAGGAAGAAAAGGGTAAAGAATCCAAGTCGAAAGGGCCGGAAGAAAAGCCGGCACTGAAATAA
- a CDS encoding gamma-glutamyl-gamma-aminobutyrate hydrolase family protein, whose translation MRKPIVAVTADTLLAEMKPINQKMADYAPRPLIDALGRNGFLPVILPYNDYAEAEELVGTFDALVLPGGPNPTPRFYHEDPIWSIGPTYEKRDKFEIDLIQACIKAGKPILGICRGLQILNVALGGTLWQDMQSQNSGAFIQHMQRAPGNIATHYIEVEKDTRLMDILGEGLYVNSRHREGIKKLAQGLRPAARTRDGVIEAVESEEGDLLAAVQWHPENMDPETMDPLFRAFMDRVLKHMGIEE comes from the coding sequence ATGAGAAAACCAATCGTGGCCGTTACGGCCGATACACTTCTGGCTGAAATGAAGCCAATCAATCAGAAAATGGCGGACTATGCGCCAAGACCTTTGATCGACGCGCTGGGACGCAATGGATTCCTTCCCGTAATCCTTCCATACAATGACTATGCGGAAGCAGAAGAACTCGTCGGCACCTTCGATGCCCTCGTCCTTCCAGGCGGCCCGAATCCGACGCCGCGCTTCTACCATGAAGATCCGATCTGGAGCATCGGGCCGACGTATGAGAAGAGAGATAAGTTCGAAATCGACCTCATACAGGCATGCATCAAGGCAGGAAAACCGATCCTCGGCATCTGCCGCGGCCTGCAGATCCTGAACGTCGCTCTGGGCGGCACCCTCTGGCAGGACATGCAGTCGCAGAATTCAGGCGCCTTCATCCAGCACATGCAGAGAGCACCGGGAAATATCGCGACGCACTATATCGAAGTTGAGAAAGATACAAGACTGATGGACATCTTAGGCGAGGGCCTCTACGTCAACTCCCGCCACAGAGAAGGCATCAAGAAACTCGCCCAGGGCCTCCGCCCGGCCGCAAGGACAAGAGACGGCGTCATCGAAGCCGTCGAAAGCGAAGAAGGCGACCTCCTTGCCGCCGTCCAGTGGCATCCGGAAAACATGGACCCGGAAACCATGGACCCCCTCTTCCGCGCTTTCATGGACAGAGTCCTGAAACATATGGGCATAGAAGAATAA
- a CDS encoding MarR family winged helix-turn-helix transcriptional regulator → MKKQIHLRAEDLNNSDKLGLTYNLGQVHKRMLLRQSGIMKKFGLTARQSLIIAYLSTHKKDVVTQKTLEEHLHLTNPTITVMVKSMIDNGLIRKERVPEDARKYRLYMTEKAKQVEKASLQAAKTLDQSFYEGVLESDLKVFKGVLGQIAKNLDMV, encoded by the coding sequence ATGAAGAAACAGATTCATTTAAGAGCGGAAGATCTGAACAACAGCGACAAGCTGGGGCTGACCTACAACCTGGGGCAGGTGCACAAGCGTATGCTTCTTCGTCAGTCGGGCATCATGAAGAAGTTCGGCCTGACCGCACGTCAGTCGCTGATTATCGCTTACCTTTCCACGCATAAAAAAGATGTTGTCACCCAGAAGACACTGGAAGAACATCTGCACCTGACGAATCCGACCATTACTGTCATGGTCAAATCCATGATCGACAACGGCCTGATCCGCAAGGAACGCGTGCCGGAAGATGCAAGAAAGTACAGACTGTACATGACCGAGAAGGCAAAACAGGTCGAAAAGGCAAGCCTGCAGGCTGCCAAGACACTCGACCAGTCCTTCTATGAAGGCGTATTAGAGAGCGATTTGAAAGTTTTCAAGGGCGTTCTTGGCCAGATTGCGAAGAATCTGGATATGGTTTGA
- a CDS encoding GNAT family N-acetyltransferase, with translation MEIMIRKGKADDAADLADVETACFPPAEAATAEEIAARLSVYPSHFFLLYADGILTGFIDGMVTNEKDLRDEMYADASLHDEAGDWQMIFGLNTLPSYRRLGLAGRLIEAMKEDAKKQGRKGIVLTCKEELIHYYAKFGFENEGKSNSSHGNVTWYQMRLTF, from the coding sequence ATGGAAATCATGATAAGAAAAGGGAAAGCAGACGATGCCGCGGATTTAGCGGACGTTGAGACTGCATGCTTTCCGCCGGCAGAAGCTGCCACGGCTGAAGAAATCGCTGCGCGCCTTTCCGTCTATCCTTCCCATTTCTTCCTTCTTTATGCGGACGGAATTTTGACCGGCTTCATTGACGGCATGGTGACAAATGAGAAAGACCTTAGGGATGAGATGTATGCCGATGCCTCCCTCCATGATGAAGCGGGGGACTGGCAGATGATATTCGGGCTGAACACACTCCCATCCTATCGGAGACTTGGTCTTGCCGGCCGCCTCATCGAAGCCATGAAAGAAGACGCGAAAAAACAGGGCAGGAAAGGAATCGTTCTCACCTGCAAAGAAGAGCTCATTCACTATTACGCAAAGTTCGGCTTTGAAAATGAAGGAAAATCAAACTCCTCCCACGGGAATGTCACCTGGTACCAGATGCGCCTCACATTTTGA
- a CDS encoding efflux RND transporter permease subunit, whose amino-acid sequence MIKTFINRPVFTTMFILVFVVFGLWSYPKLGVDLYPDVDLPLVAVTVTYEGTAPEEMETLVTKPIENRISQVSGIKTITSTIREGYSQTVLEFEIGTDPRQMASEVREKVAGVRKRLPDDIDEPVVARFDSASSPVATYSFSSDTRSTGEIRRLLNDSVVDRLQMVEGVADVNVHGASDRAVKVHVNSEKLKAYGISFQTILAKVNNANLNTPGGKIRDDHNTITVRTMGKLNTIDDFKNIVVANINGKPVYLTDVADVEDAWEDEETYSRTNGVPSVLMSVRKQSRTNTVNVIDSVNEELSAIEKSDLPPDIKVNIINDQSLFIRENVGDVWNTIIFGGFLALLITYLFLGDLRATIIGGLAIPVSVISTFFLMRTLDFTMNNMSLMGLSLAVGFLIDDAIVLVENIFRHMELGKRPKIASADATKELMLAILATSMSLLAVFVPIGSMGETIGQYFKQFGLTVACAVVFSTICAYTLTPMLSAYWLKLPDVSTKGRPRIVSMILRKFNFGFERIRLVYNRFMMYAVERPWKIVLIAVATLGFNLLLIPFVGTELQPVYDSGEFRVNLKAPPGVGLLQMEEWSKPLEETILEEPEVRVSSMWLGGTRTPVNEGGINIKLKPLDERDRSMTEIMADLRNKFSDIGTMQVGVVTNQGGRNDPRPVQIGLRGSDLKKLTGYANDLAERIRQVPGATDVEVVGISPEPEIVVRLNQLKASQLGLDNTEVGKVVQYAFQGKSTSHSYTIGNDDYDIILQMGKDDRRTLSDVQNLRVSTTNGTFVRLGDIADVTLSSGPTRIGREGRQRQIAVYANAAGISSGELLSEIQNKIIPDMNMEIGYNYKLIGDSDMMGRVFKEIAKAVILAIILIYMVLGAEFESFRQPLVIMMSLPFAVIGAVLALLLANQTANMMSLIGFTMLLGLVTKNAILLVDYANQARDRGKDVKSAILEACSLRLRPICMTTLSTILGMLPVALGLGAGAELRQSMGVVLIGGLTTSTLLTLVVVPLIYLLTERHTKRNLSDESTNPQTQNG is encoded by the coding sequence ATGATCAAGACATTCATCAACAGGCCCGTATTCACGACCATGTTCATCCTGGTCTTCGTGGTATTCGGGCTGTGGTCGTACCCGAAGCTTGGCGTCGACCTCTATCCGGACGTCGATCTCCCGCTCGTCGCCGTCACCGTCACCTACGAAGGCACGGCGCCGGAGGAAATGGAGACGCTCGTCACCAAACCTATAGAAAACCGCATCAGCCAGGTCTCTGGCATCAAGACGATCACCAGCACCATCCGTGAAGGATATTCCCAGACGGTGCTGGAATTTGAGATTGGTACGGATCCAAGACAGATGGCGTCCGAAGTACGCGAAAAAGTGGCAGGCGTGAGGAAACGTCTGCCTGACGACATCGATGAACCAGTCGTTGCGCGTTTCGATTCGGCATCAAGCCCTGTCGCTACATATTCCTTTTCTTCGGACACAAGGAGTACGGGGGAAATCCGCCGCCTCCTGAATGATTCCGTCGTCGACCGCCTGCAGATGGTCGAGGGCGTTGCTGATGTCAATGTCCACGGTGCATCCGACCGCGCAGTGAAGGTGCATGTCAATTCGGAAAAGCTCAAAGCATACGGCATTTCTTTCCAGACAATCTTGGCCAAGGTCAATAATGCGAACCTTAATACCCCGGGCGGCAAGATCCGTGACGACCACAATACAATTACCGTCCGCACGATGGGCAAGCTCAATACGATCGATGATTTCAAGAACATCGTCGTGGCCAATATCAACGGGAAGCCGGTCTACCTGACCGATGTCGCTGATGTCGAAGATGCTTGGGAAGACGAAGAAACGTACTCCCGCACGAACGGTGTGCCGTCTGTCCTCATGTCTGTCAGGAAGCAGTCGAGGACGAATACGGTCAATGTCATCGACAGCGTCAATGAAGAGCTCTCTGCCATCGAGAAGAGCGACCTCCCTCCGGATATCAAAGTCAATATCATCAATGACCAGTCCCTCTTCATCCGCGAGAACGTAGGGGACGTATGGAACACGATCATTTTCGGCGGGTTCCTCGCGCTCCTCATCACGTACCTCTTCTTAGGGGACCTTCGCGCGACGATCATCGGCGGCCTCGCCATCCCTGTGTCCGTCATCTCGACCTTCTTCCTGATGCGGACGCTCGATTTCACGATGAATAACATGTCCCTCATGGGCCTTTCGCTGGCCGTGGGTTTTTTGATCGACGATGCCATCGTCCTTGTTGAAAATATTTTCCGCCACATGGAGCTCGGCAAGCGGCCGAAGATTGCCTCTGCCGATGCGACGAAGGAACTGATGCTGGCCATCCTTGCCACATCCATGTCCCTTCTGGCGGTATTCGTGCCGATCGGCAGCATGGGTGAGACAATCGGGCAGTACTTCAAGCAGTTCGGGCTGACCGTCGCCTGCGCCGTCGTCTTCTCGACGATCTGCGCCTATACACTGACGCCGATGCTTTCCGCCTACTGGCTGAAGCTTCCTGATGTGAGTACCAAGGGACGGCCGAGAATCGTCAGCATGATCCTTCGCAAGTTCAATTTCGGGTTTGAGAGAATCCGTCTTGTCTATAACCGTTTCATGATGTATGCCGTCGAGCGTCCGTGGAAGATCGTCCTCATCGCCGTGGCAACGCTTGGTTTCAACCTGCTCCTCATCCCGTTCGTAGGGACTGAGCTGCAGCCTGTCTATGACTCGGGTGAATTCCGTGTCAACTTGAAAGCGCCTCCGGGCGTGGGCCTTCTCCAGATGGAGGAATGGTCCAAGCCATTGGAAGAAACGATTCTGGAAGAGCCGGAAGTCCGCGTTTCTTCTATGTGGCTGGGCGGCACAAGAACGCCTGTCAATGAAGGCGGCATCAATATCAAGCTGAAGCCGCTCGATGAAAGAGACCGCTCCATGACGGAAATCATGGCAGACCTTAGAAATAAATTCTCGGACATCGGCACGATGCAGGTCGGTGTCGTCACAAACCAGGGCGGCCGCAATGATCCGCGTCCTGTCCAGATCGGCCTTCGCGGAAGTGATTTGAAGAAACTGACGGGGTATGCGAACGATCTTGCCGAACGCATCCGCCAGGTGCCGGGTGCAACGGATGTCGAAGTCGTCGGCATCTCTCCGGAGCCTGAAATCGTTGTTCGCCTGAATCAGCTCAAGGCAAGCCAGCTGGGCCTTGATAATACAGAAGTCGGCAAAGTCGTGCAGTATGCCTTCCAGGGCAAGAGCACGAGTCATTCCTACACGATCGGAAACGATGACTACGATATCATCCTCCAGATGGGAAAGGACGACAGAAGGACGCTTTCCGACGTGCAGAACCTTCGCGTCTCCACGACGAACGGCACCTTCGTCCGCCTGGGTGATATTGCCGATGTCACGCTCTCCTCGGGCCCGACCCGTATCGGCCGCGAAGGACGCCAGAGACAGATTGCCGTTTATGCGAATGCTGCCGGCATTTCTTCCGGTGAACTGCTGAGTGAAATCCAGAACAAGATTATTCCGGATATGAATATGGAAATCGGCTACAATTACAAGCTGATCGGCGACTCGGACATGATGGGCCGCGTCTTCAAAGAAATTGCAAAAGCCGTCATCCTTGCCATCATCCTTATTTACATGGTGCTCGGTGCAGAATTTGAAAGCTTCCGCCAGCCGCTTGTCATCATGATGAGTCTTCCTTTCGCGGTCATCGGTGCCGTGCTTGCGCTCCTTCTGGCCAACCAGACGGCAAACATGATGTCCCTCATCGGTTTCACGATGCTGCTCGGCCTTGTCACGAAGAATGCCATCCTCCTTGTCGACTATGCCAACCAGGCAAGAGACAGGGGCAAGGATGTGAAGTCTGCGATCCTTGAAGCGTGCTCGCTCCGTCTTCGTCCGATCTGCATGACAACACTCTCGACCATCCTCGGCATGCTACCTGTCGCCCTCGGCCTTGGCGCCGGCGCAGAGCTCCGCCAGTCCATGGGCGTCGTTTTGATCGGTGGTCTCACAACCTCGACGCTTCTGACACTCGTCGTCGTACCATTGATTTACCTTTTGACGGAACGTCACACAAAGAGAAATTTGAGTGACGAAAGCACAAACCCACAAACTCAAAATGGATGA
- a CDS encoding efflux RND transporter periplasmic adaptor subunit has protein sequence MDFKNKKTTIALIVCAVILALIGWRVWANIQAKKAEANRSGKEKVAVVTAAYPERKTIVPKFRFSGTLDPVWQADVAAKVDGRIEQVLVNEGDAVSAGEVLAILDRTDTDASLLNAKGLYADAKTDYEKAQADLARYTKLYAAGAISKESLDNKQFALENAKGKLDAAQGNLNSADSQAGGTRVTTPRPGIIQKRYYQEGYYAKVGTALFQIADISTLLAKIDVPEGYVQSIAVGNPVEIHIPSMSGDNKTVQGIITRISPVATLPARTFEAEVSVDNSDGRLRGGVYADTTLTANPKDNALTIPMSAIVMRDDQRTVYVIEDGHAVRKVITTGYIGENLVEVLSGLSEKDQVITGGQNKFKEGGQVKVSGEG, from the coding sequence ATGGACTTTAAGAATAAAAAGACAACGATTGCGCTCATCGTGTGCGCGGTCATTCTGGCGCTGATCGGCTGGCGCGTCTGGGCGAATATCCAGGCGAAGAAAGCCGAGGCGAACCGAAGCGGCAAGGAGAAGGTCGCTGTCGTGACGGCGGCTTATCCTGAGAGAAAGACGATCGTCCCGAAGTTCCGCTTCTCGGGGACGCTTGATCCTGTCTGGCAGGCAGATGTCGCCGCCAAGGTGGACGGACGCATCGAACAGGTGCTCGTCAATGAAGGCGATGCTGTCAGCGCGGGCGAGGTCCTTGCCATCCTTGACCGGACAGATACGGATGCATCGCTTCTCAATGCCAAAGGGCTCTATGCGGATGCCAAGACGGATTATGAAAAAGCGCAGGCAGATCTTGCGCGTTATACGAAGCTCTACGCAGCAGGCGCTATTTCCAAGGAAAGCCTCGACAATAAGCAGTTCGCCCTGGAGAATGCGAAGGGCAAGCTGGATGCAGCACAGGGAAATCTGAATTCCGCAGACTCCCAGGCAGGCGGCACGAGGGTGACGACGCCGCGTCCGGGCATCATCCAGAAACGGTACTATCAGGAGGGCTACTATGCCAAGGTCGGCACAGCCCTTTTCCAGATTGCAGATATTTCGACGCTCCTTGCCAAGATAGATGTGCCGGAAGGGTACGTCCAGAGCATTGCTGTCGGAAATCCTGTCGAGATCCATATCCCGTCCATGAGCGGGGACAATAAGACTGTCCAGGGCATCATCACAAGGATCAGCCCGGTGGCGACGCTGCCTGCCCGCACGTTTGAAGCGGAAGTTTCCGTAGACAATTCGGATGGAAGGCTCCGCGGCGGCGTGTATGCCGATACGACGCTCACGGCGAACCCGAAGGACAATGCGCTGACGATTCCGATGTCTGCGATCGTCATGAGAGACGACCAGAGGACGGTCTACGTCATTGAAGACGGCCACGCCGTGAGGAAGGTCATCACGACGGGCTATATCGGAGAGAATCTTGTCGAAGTGCTGTCGGGCCTTTCAGAGAAGGACCAGGTCATCACGGGAGGACAGAATAAGTTCAAGGAAGGCGGCCAGGTCAAAGTATCAGGCGAAGGCTGA